Proteins from a genomic interval of Capsicum annuum cultivar UCD-10X-F1 chromosome 4, UCD10Xv1.1, whole genome shotgun sequence:
- the LOC107868011 gene encoding uncharacterized protein LOC107868011, whose translation MSRDFLQSTSRLCSGGRLFPLVVGSLLLLHLFSFAHQRNGQSGETRLSAIQSTQFHILEKVEEENIQLPQPRKRSARAAKRKPKRPATFIDEFLDESSQLRNVFFPDQRTAVDPRKDYGNDTYYYHPGKIWLDTEGNPIQAHGGGILYNARTKMYYWYGEYKDGPTYHAHKKGAARVDVIGVSCYSSKDLWTWKNEGIVLAAEEKNEIHDLYKSNVLERPKVIYNDKTSKYVMWMHIDDSNYTKASVGVAISELPTGPFRYLYSKQPHGYDSRDMTLFKDEDGVAYLIYSSEHNKDLHISSLNEEYTDVTQSMRKILIGQHREAPTLFKHQGTYYMITSGCTSWSPNEALAHASESIMGPWETIGNPCMGGNKIFRLTTFFAQGTFVVPLSGLPGLFIFMADRWNPADLKDSRYVWLPLTVGRPLDRRPQNNFGIPLWSRLSIYWHKKWRLPYR comes from the exons ATGTCGAGAGATTTTCTTCAATCCACTTCAAGGTTATGTTCTG GAGGCAGATTGTTTCCACTTGTTGTAGGGAGCCTTCTTTTACTTCATCTTTTCTCCTTTGCTCATCAACGAAATGGGCAAAGCGGGGAGACTCGCTTAAGTGCAATCCAGAGCACACAGTTTCACATACTTGAAAAGGTCGAGGAGGAGAATATACAGCTTCCTCAACCCAGGAAGCGATCCGCACGTGCTGCCAAACGGAAGCCTAAACGGCCAGCCACCTTCATCGATGAATTCCTTGACGAGTCTTCCCAGCTAAGGAATGTGTTTTTCCCTGATCAGAGGACTGCTGTGGATCCTAGGAAGGATTATGGGAATGATACCTACTATTACCACCCAGGAAAAATATGGTTGGATACAGAGGGAAATCCTATACAAGCTCATGGGGGAGGCATTCTTTACAATGCGAGGACAAAAATGTATTATTGGTATGGAGAGTATAAAGATGGACCCACTTACCATGCTCACAAAAAAGGAGCAGCAAGA GTTGATGTCATTGGTGTAAGTTGCTATTCATCTAAAGATTTGTGGACTTGGAAAAATGAAGGCATCGTTTTAGCAGCTGAAGAAAAAAACGAGATACATGATTTATACAAATCGAATGTGTTAGAGAGGCCAAAAGTAATTTACAATGACAAGACAAGTAAGTACGTAATGTGGATGCATATCGACGATTCAAACTATACCAAAGCTTCTGTGGGTGTTGCCATTAGTGAGTTGCCCACTGGCCCCTTCCGTTATTTGTATAGCAAACAGCCTCATGGATATGATAGCAGGGACATGACACTCTTTAAAGATGAGGATGGTGTAGCATATCTGATTTACTCGTCGGAACACAACAAAGACCTTCATATTAGTTCACTTAACGAAGAATATACAGATGTGACACAAAGCATGAGAAAGATTCTCATCGGACAACACAGAGAAGCACCTACTCTATTTAAGCACCAGGGAACATATTACATGATCACGTCTGGTTGCACTAGTTGGTCTCCAAATGAGGCCCTTGCTCATGCATCTGAATCAATTATGGGGCCATGGGAGACCATTGGAAACCCATGCATGGGTGGGAACAAGATTTTCCGCTTAACTACTTTTTTTGCTCAAGGTACATTTGTGGTTCCTTTGTCTGGGCTACCTGGTCTGTTTATTTTTATGGCAGATAGGTGGAATCCGGCTGACTTGAAGGATTCGAGGTATGTGTGGCTACCATTAACAGTGGGCAGGCCTTTAGACCGTCGTCCTCAGAACAATTTTGGGATCCCTTTGTGGTCTAGACTGTCAATATATTGGCATAAGAAATGGAGACTTCCTTATAGGTAG